The sequence aagtaCATTTTTTATGGTGTATATTTTTGTTGACTGGGTAAATTCTGACCATTTCTATTTCAACAAACTATCAAATATGTACTCTCCAGCTTTACAGAAGGTACATATTATCTGGATCTCTTGAGTGgctcatcacaaaataaaattaacatatATACTGATCATACATGGGGGCAGGTATCCCTGCTTGTATCCTAAAGGTCAGTTTCCTTGGATTTAATAGCAACAAGGATTATATGGCTTGAGTTCAAATTTGGACTGGAGTTTATATGAAATTGTGACACCTAGTGGCAAGTCAGGGGTAACTACTACTTGTGTaccacaaaatgtaaaaaccgACTTTAATATATAGTAATTaactgtatgtatgcatgtttgtgtgtatagatagatggatagatataaCAGATATATAGAAAAAGCTTACAGCAACATCTTTCCTGAAGAACAATTATTTGCTATACATGAATTAGAAAACATTTCTTTAATTCCCCATCTTGTAAATTACACAATTttataaaaaatagcaatatTGAATTTGACGTAGATCCAAGCTAGAATCGTCTCACGTTATGGCTTTCCTCTGTCCCTGTATatgtaaaaatcttgtttttacaTACATGCTTGTGATACCTGAAGTATCAGAAAACAGTTCTTTATTTCCATTAAAAGATCTGCAGATCTACAGTACGTCCTCAGGTCCTCTTGAAGAAACAGTCTAAAGTGCCTGTGCTTCTGCCCTGAGATCGAGGCCGTTTTGGTTGGGGTGCAGACGGGCCCCTGGCCTTTGTCTTCCCCCGGGATGACTGAGGTGTGGCTGCTCCGCCTATCCTGAGAGAGGCTGAAGgggcaggggaggaggggttagaggaagagagcgagatGGCGGTTGTGCTTGTGGAGGAAAATGAGTTTTGAAGATCCAGAGCAAAGTGGTAGTCGTTATGCTCGGGCATTTCCCAGGCCAACACCTCTTGGCCACAGCGTTCACAGCTGACCAGGTCCTCACTGGCCAGGCTGGGAGGCTGCACAGAGGGGTCAGGAGGAGGACTGGGGCAGGGCAGAGGAGAATCTGCTCCTCCAGGGTGATTTTCCTCTGGCAGAGCATCGTGTTCTTCCCTCAACTCTTCAGACAGCGACTTGTGAGACGGAGACTCCAAGCTTTGCTTTACCTCAATATGTCCTTTTGCCTGCAGGCCTGAGGCAGTGTCAGTGCAGGTATGGCCCATGGTGTCTTCAGAGTTTCTTATTTTCACTGGCTCAGACCTATGTCCTATCTCAGGATTGTTCAAGAGTGATCCTGGGGGCTGTAAGCTTCTTTCAATGCTTTTCTTGtggaagaaagaggaaatggCAGTATGGGGGCTGGCTGAGCCATTGGTTacagaaacagagtgagagaaaagcCTGGCAGAAGAGACAGGGCAGGTGGTTGCTGTCTCAGATTGATTCTCAACTACAGAGGATGAAGACGGAAGGATTGTTCTAGAGTCTCCATTTCCATCTTCCCCCTCTTTGTCTTCTTtctcctcgccctcctccaCTGTTGTCTCTTCTTTTGtattcctctgcctctgtttctcaGCTGCCTTTTGAAATAAAGACTGAATCATGCTAGGCTGTTTGGATTTGGAGTCATATTTCCGCCTAAAGGATGGCTGGTTAGAGGACTGAGTGGGGGAAAGTGGTTGGGACTGGGTGGAAGTGGCATCACTGGAGAGGAAGCTGGAAATTACCCCAGCTGAGGGAGCATCACTGAATTTGCTAGCTGAGATGAGAAGCATGGTGAGGGGGGGATTCCTGAGGATTAAGACAGCCATGGTGCAAGGAACAGAATGAAACAGATTACACAGGATTCAATTAAGCCACTGGAATTAACTATTTAACTGTATTAATGTAGTCTAATTACCATGCTGCCTGGTGATTTCCAGCTGTGTTGAGACTCTTGATGATGGCAAAGCTGTCACTGGATATTTTGGTTGCATCATAGCGTGCCAAAGCACAACAACGAGAGAAACTACTCTGCCTCTGGTCCCCCAGTTGACGGACACCAACTGTCAACAGCTTAGCCACACGGCCGTTCTGTATGGAGGAGAAAAATGACACACTTTATCAAAGAGCATGAACATGTGTGTCAGCCTAGATTAGAAATGGAAGACAAAGTGTGAGAGGGCTGAGAGAGTCCGTAAGATGTTAGCAGAAAAGTGGATCAGAAACATATGGATGACCCACACAAGGAGCCTATTCCATTCAAGGCCAGAGTACACAAAGCAGTCAGGTGTGATCATGGCTTCTCCTTACCATTTCTCTGTCTTTGATCaatctctcctccagctcctgagCCAGTTGATAAAGCCAGTGCTGTACCTACACAGGAACCATCATTTATCCACATCAGCCAAAGCTACAACTCACAATAAATGCTTTCTTTTTCGAAATTCTGTTTAATCAATCGATATGAGacagatgacagtgatgacagaggaaagagagagagtgtgttccAGTACCTGCTCTTTTGTAGCGAGGGATGTTTTACCAGGGAAGTTTTTACTGCAGCCAATGGATTTAGGAAGCTGCCTGGGTTTCACCGGTTCAAACTCAATCCCACGACACAAATCATAGAGCCACTGGCTGCAAAACAGTGAGAttccataataaataaataacagtttaattcaagtcAAACTTAATTCTAGCATTCTTTTAAATGAGCTTGTCCCTATAGGAGAAACCTGTGCCTCCCCAGCCATTCtttcactgtatgtgtgaaatgACAAGGAGTCTTGCACCATGTGAATGGAGTTAAAATGGCAATTAAAATCAGTGATTCATTAGGGACGCCATGTAATGCCTTTTCAGCTAAGCCTACgtaatgaaaatgtgaattcaAATTAGCACTGTTATAATGGGCGACACAAGACATACAAGGACTAATCAAGCTTTACGCCAGCCAGTCATCCTTTAACACATTTGACTTTGACACTAATATCTGACCAGTCTTACCCTGTTTTTTCTCCAAAGTGCTGTTCCAGCTGGGCCTGAGAGTAGCAGGTCAGCTCTCCCATGTTCTCTACATGCAGAGTTTCTGTGATGGAGGCACCGAGCTTCCCCCCCAGGTTACGTCTGCACAAGCAAACCAACAATACAGCAAGTAAATTACATCGCGAGCCACCATCTCTTTGTATATGACACAGTGTATGGTGTAAACTATCAGGAGCAAATTCTCTGTAGCACAGTACTACTTTGCACTCACATCTTGCTGATGGGCAGAGAGTTGAAAAGTTCTGGTACAGAGTCCAAAGGCACAACAGTTTGTCGATTCGGCTTGTTCAGACCACAGGCTAGTTTGGCCAGTACCTGAAAGCACCAGGCAGTAAACAGTCAACACGTTAAACTCTAAACAACTTTAGAGTTTAACTAGTACTGGGTGACATGAGACTCAGTTTTGTCAGGATTTGGCGTGTCATAGTATCATGAAATAAATGTGAACTTTTTGTGGTCAGAAAGGCAACATTAAAGTAAATTTTACgcacttattagactgttctggGAGAGTCAGATGAACAGTGATTGCCTTTACCTGcacatcatatccacatcactaaTTATTCAAGGCTACTGTACTAATAATAACTAtgaattctcaaaaaaaaaaaaatgtgtgaaccTGTTCAGAAATCATAAACATTAACTCTGAGAAACATTATTGACCATGAGGTAATCATGTGCTCTTTCATTTCTTCAGTATCGCCCTGGCCTAAGTTTATCCTACCTTGTTGTGTGAGATCCCTGCTGAACAACGGAAGCCTGTGTCTTTCTCCACAGCCGCTCTCATCTCCTCCACGATCAGCGCCCCTACAGCCAGCTGCAGCGCGGCACTGCCGTGCCCCCCGGACAGAGACACAGCCTGGGACGCCAGCCACTCCTGAActcccttcttcctctgctcctctggggACAAACATGAAGCAAAAGTGTCAGGCTTTCCAGTCTGTCACCACCTCCCCATCTTTTTTCCAGTGTTCTCTGGTTCTTTTATGTCATTTATGTTGGATattcatgtcattatttttggtAAGAGCTGTTTCTATTACTGTTTTCACATTTAAGTTTTTGACATGAGGTGGTTAGGTTGGAAAGACACGTGAATTTCTTGcagttatgttttaaaaactaaacaaaaactgcaattcTAGTCATCTTTTCACTACTAGTGCCCTCCGTCCACCAGTGTCACTAAAGATTTTAGACCAACTAAAGGAAtaactgacataaaaaaattCTTCCAAATTCGCATGCAGTGTCCTATTTAAAAGATTGTTAATGTATGGAAGTAACCCTTCTGACAATATTTTTGTAGATCAGGGAAAAACAATTTCTCCAGCATTTTTTTATCCATTAAAATCTGCCAGTCTGT is a genomic window of Myripristis murdjan chromosome 15, fMyrMur1.1, whole genome shotgun sequence containing:
- the polh gene encoding DNA polymerase eta codes for the protein MEYGRERVVALVDMDCFYVQVEQRLNPALRNTPCVVAQYKTWKGGSIIAVSYEARAYGVTRNMFADDAKMLCPDLQVARVRESHGKADLTNYRDASAEVIEVMSRFAVIERASIDEAYMDLTAAVQQRLKDMTDKQIEPQLLRTTYIQGYPQCCPEQQASTGHAALDKEEQRKKGVQEWLASQAVSLSGGHGSAALQLAVGALIVEEMRAAVEKDTGFRCSAGISHNKVLAKLACGLNKPNRQTVVPLDSVPELFNSLPISKIRNLGGKLGASITETLHVENMGELTCYSQAQLEQHFGEKTGQWLYDLCRGIEFEPVKPRQLPKSIGCSKNFPGKTSLATKEQVQHWLYQLAQELEERLIKDREMNGRVAKLLTVGVRQLGDQRQSSFSRCCALARYDATKISSDSFAIIKSLNTAGNHQAAWNPPLTMLLISASKFSDAPSAGVISSFLSSDATSTQSQPLSPTQSSNQPSFRRKYDSKSKQPSMIQSLFQKAAEKQRQRNTKEETTVEEGEEKEDKEGEDGNGDSRTILPSSSSVVENQSETATTCPVSSARLFSHSVSVTNGSASPHTAISSFFHKKSIERSLQPPGSLLNNPEIGHRSEPVKIRNSEDTMGHTCTDTASGLQAKGHIEVKQSLESPSHKSLSEELREEHDALPEENHPGGADSPLPCPSPPPDPSVQPPSLASEDLVSCERCGQEVLAWEMPEHNDYHFALDLQNSFSSTSTTAISLSSSNPSSPAPSASLRIGGAATPQSSRGKTKARGPSAPQPKRPRSQGRSTGTLDCFFKRT